One region of Arvicola amphibius chromosome 3, mArvAmp1.2, whole genome shotgun sequence genomic DNA includes:
- the LOC119810222 gene encoding 60S ribosomal protein L18-like, with the protein MGVDIQHNKDRKVRHKEPKSRDIYLRLLVKLYRFLARRTNSTFNQVVLKRLFMSRTNRLPLSLSLMIRKMKLPGRENKTAVVVGTVTDDVRILDVPKLKVCALRGSSLARSLILKAGGKILTFNQLALESPKGRHCAPVWTSEGREVYQHFGKGPGTPHSHTKPYVRSKGRKFERARGRRASLGYKN; encoded by the coding sequence ATGGGTGTTGACATCCAACACAACAAGGACCGAAAGGTTCGGCACAAGGAGCCCAAGAGCCGGGACATCTACCTGCGGCTGCTGGTCAAGCTGTACAGGTTTCTGGCCAGGCGAACCAACTCCACCTTCAATCAGGTTGTGCTGAAAAGGTTATTCATGAGTCGCACCAACCGGCtacctctgtccctgtccctgatGATCCGAAAGATGAAGCTTCCTGGCCGAGAAAACAAGACGGCTGTGGTTGTGGGGACAGTCACAGATGACGTGAGGATTCTCGATGTGCCCAAACTGAAGGTGTGTGCACTGCGGGGGAGCAGCCTGGCCCGAAGTCTCATCCTCAAGGCTGGGGGTAAGATCCTCACCTTTAACCAGCTGGCCTTGGAGTCTCCCAAGGGCCGGCACTGTGCTCCTGTCTGGACCTCGGAAGGCCGAGAAGTGTACCAGCATTTTGGCAAGGGCCCAGGAACCCCACACAGCCATACCAAACCCTATGTCCGCTCCAAGGGCCGGAAGTTTGAACGTGCCAGAGGCAGAagggccagcctcggctacaaaAACTAA